A single genomic interval of Hevea brasiliensis isolate MT/VB/25A 57/8 chromosome 4, ASM3005281v1, whole genome shotgun sequence harbors:
- the LOC131179502 gene encoding E3 ubiquitin-protein ligase RING1-like yields MASNTLLSCLIDVSFDMDEALTLQPNFGHQIAESDSLVADLPTVSADDDVCSVCMERFQSGIGGKQVQCGHVYHAACISSWLSHCNSCPLCRFNISCSK; encoded by the coding sequence ATGGCCTCCAACACCCTGTTGAGCTGTCTAATCGATGTAAGCTTTGACATGGATGAAGCTCTCACTTTGCAACCTAATTTTGGGCATCAAATCGCAGAATCAGACTCTTTGGTTGCTGATTTGCCAACGGTTTCTGCAGATGACGACGTTTGTTCGGTTTGCATGGAGCGCTTTCAATCGGGTATAGGTGGAAAACAAGTCCAGTGTGGCCACGTTTACCATGCAGCTTGTATCTCCTCCTGGCTCTCCCACTGCAACTCTTGCCCTCTCTGCCGCTTCAACATCTCCTGTAGCAAATGA
- the LOC110649807 gene encoding E3 ubiquitin-protein ligase RING1-like, protein MATVSNTFSSCIIDVSFDMDEALTLPSNFAHQISESESLVDDMLTVVSDDVCSVCMEGFQSGVGGKRVPCGHVYHAGCISSWLSNCNSCPLCRCNISGGKK, encoded by the coding sequence ATGGCCACCGTATCCAACACCTTCTCAAGCTGCATAATCGATGTAAGCTTTGACATGGATGAGGCTCTCACTTTGCCTTCCAATTTCGCCCATCAAATCTCTGAATCAGAATCTTTGGTCGATGATATGCTTACGGTTGTTTCAGATGATGTTTGTTCAGTTTGCATGGAAGGTTTCCAGTCAGGCGTAGGTGGAAAACGAGTCCCCTGTGGCCATGTCTACCATGCAGGTTGCATCTCCTCCTGGCTATCTAACTGCAACTCTTGCCCTCTGTGCCGGTGTAACATCTCCGGTGGAAAAAAATGA